In Corylus avellana chromosome ca8, CavTom2PMs-1.0, the genomic stretch GCACCACGAAATGACCCAATAGCCAATAGCAagacaaatttcaaaatttgctCCGTGACCTCCGTCCACTCTCTTCAATCTTCTCCTTTATTCCTTGCTTTCTTCACTCAATCAAGTTTCTCAACTGTGCATTTGAATATTTGGGTTTTGTCTCCACTTACATGCCAAACAAGAGATAGTGATCCCATGGAAAACTTCCTCCATCATCATTAGGATCATCAAGGTGATATACTTAGCTCACtaaagccaaaagaaaaatcccATTTCCTAGATCATAGCCTATCTACAGTTGAgctaagagaaaaaaaaaagtttctcaaCTGTGCATTTGAATATTTGGGTTTTGTCTCCACTTACATGCCGAACAAGAGATAGTGATCCCATGGAAAACTTCCTCCATCATCATTAGGATCATTAAGGTGATATACTTAGCTCACtaaagccaaaagaaaaattccATTTCCTAGATCATAGCCTATCTACAGTTGAGCTAGCCGCAATTCCCTCTACTTTACGGCATATATTTTTTCCCGTCCATTAAATTATATATCTTTAAGGCCCAAACCTAAAATCTGAACCGATAGAATAGGACAGAGTTTTCTCCAAagtaggttggaggaatttccttcatcctagtttataaaaatgacatgtatctttttttttttaataacatgtaagatgcacatgagtttttaaaatttagttacttaaattaatgttttaatattttctctcatatgtaaattcaaattttcatctAATAAGTAACCCAAcacaacacatgaaatattccGTTAAAATgggaaaatgattaatttaataatttatttaatattctaattTGGATTAAGTGAAATTTAGGTAGCTTAAGAGAAGAAAGCTACTGGATTCACCTATTTCGAGTAGGTGGATCCAGCATCCTATGTTATTTGAGCCTATTTGAAGCATATGGATCCAACATCCTAAGCTATTCGAGGCAAATAAACTTGCAAACCCTTATCTTAAACTAACTAAATTTAAGTTTGAACAgcttaataagaaaaaaaaaatctcaatcctATTTTTGTTTACAAATTGCCGTAGAGACTAGAGAAGGTCAAGTGTTAGTTGAATTCATAGCCCAAATTGTCTCCGTGATGTGCGCTCAAGTTTATAGGCTCTTTTTTTAAAGCTCAAATTAACGTTCTAATCTTATATTATATGCTTTCACATTAAGAGATTGATTTTGGCAATAAATAAtgaattataaataataataataataatgaattatGGCCATCGGTTTAATTAGGGAGTCCCTTTCACCAGATAAAAAGGGTAACTAAATGACACGTGTAAGCTCATGTTCTGGTACTGGAAAGCGTGTCTTCCTCATGATCCGACAAACCGAAAGCAACATATCCTGAAGAAGTTGGTGCTGTCAGTCATCCATAACTACATAAACGACTTCGTTTTAGGCTAGTGttcttcttatttctttttgagATGAAAGTTCAAAAGTTATTACTTACCCAGTTAAAATATATACTGACAATAGTAGCCCTATTCATTGTCTATACGATTTACACACGGCAAGGATATTTTTGGCTAGCTAATCAATCAACCCACgtaacaaaattaatggaagaaataaataataaagaaaaaccAATAAAGTACgtgcagttttttcttttttagtaaatccaaatattatctatatataggCTGCCATTTACAGAACCACGAAATCTTTATTGGGTTTATTTATTGAGAGAGGGAGGGGGAAAGGGttggagaagatgatgaagcAATATTTGGGAATAGCTTTGTTTGttctaattttgataaaaaaccATGGGAATTTTCTCCATGTTGAAGCAGACGATGGGTTTGTGAAAACCAGAGGGGTGCATCTGATTTTGAACGGGAGCCCCTTGTATGCAAATGGGTTCAATGCGTACTGGCTAATGTACATCGCCTCCGACACATCTCAGAGAGACAAAATCACCTCTGCCTTTGAAGAAGCCACAAAGCGCGGCCTCACAATAGGGAGAACCTGGGCTTTCAGCGATGGAGGATATAGGCCTCTTCAGTCCTCTCCTGGCTCCTACAATGAGCAAACCttccaggttttttttttttttttctttttcatggcTTTTTGCTTTATGGgcaggttttcttttttatttatttgtttcttgtgTTTGGTAATTTGTAGGGGCTGGATTTTGCAATATCTGAAGCTGGAAAACATGGGATTAAGCTAATTTTGAGTTTGGTGAATAACTATGAGGGCTATGGAGGGAAGAAACAGTACGTGGAGTGGGCAAGAAATCAGGGACAGAGTTTATCATCTGAGGATGATTTCTTCACCAATTCTTTGGTCAAGGGCTTCTACAAGAATCATATCAAGGTCCATTTCCACTTCcactatatattttatattcttcttcttcttcttctttattattattttttttttgttggtaattttCATTGTTCTTGGCAAAATGAATTAGTTGAATTAATTAACGGTAGATGAACCATCCAACTTTAATGcattaatttgttattagttTGGCAAATGGCAGACGCGCTTTAACAGCTCCAGTGCAGTCCACTTGAAAAATGGTCGCTTTGAGATTCATCCCTTCCCCTGCCCACATACCaaaattgcttccttttttaaataaataaatataaaaactaattCACAGTAACACATATTATATAatgattgtaataaaaattaattaattaatttaaaatattctctCGTCTTGTGTAACAGACGGTTCTCACAAGACGCAACAGCTTGACTGGAATTACTTACAAAGATGACCCAACCATAATGGCCTGGGAGCTTATGAACGAGCCAAGATGCAATGCGGATACATCAGGAAAGACCCTTCAGGTCAGCAACAATTTTCGTTTCAATATATGCACATAATTTAAAGTGCTATTATATTTTACAAGCCATATTTACATAATTACATTTTTACaatcattatttatttgaaaaaaaaaactaattatatgttcattttttcaaaaccaagATATCTAACTACTGCTTCTCTAGCTATGTAGCTGTTTGAAGAGGTGGGGGAATAATCTAACCTAATCCCTAGGTTTAGGATTAGGTTTGATTATGCAAaattcagaaaataataataataataaagaatatgTGAAATAAAAGTTTGATTATAACGCTTTTCTCTGACAGGACTGGATTACAGAGATGGCATCTTACGTGAAATCCATTGATAAAAATCACTTGCTAGAAGTTGGCCTGGAAGGGTTTTATGGAGAATCAAAGAAGTCATCGAATCCTAATGGGTATCTATTAGGATCAGATTTCATTACAAATAATCAGATCCCCGGCATCGATTTTGCCACAGTTCACTCATATCCTGATCAATGGTAGGGCTAAAAGAAGAAGCTTTTCTGCGTAAATCTGACAATTAACGAGAACCCATTTCCTTAATATGTTCATGTTCTTTGATGAACAGGATATCCGGCTCAACCGAAGAAACCCAGCTCTCATTTCTGAACAGTTGGGTCAAGGATCATATAGAAGATGCGCAGAATGTTCTTCGCATGCCAGTTATGTTTGCTGAGTTTGGAAAATCGACGAAGACTTCTGGTGTTGATGAAAGAGACCGGCTTTACAACATAGTTTACTCAAAAATCTATTCATCTGCTAGTGGCGGAGGCGCCGCCGTGGGTGGCTTGTTCTGGCAACTTCTAGCGGAAGGAATGGACAATTTCCGAGATGGGTATGAAGTGATCCTCGGTGAGGACTCCTCAACGGCTAGTTTGATTGCTCAAGAGTCTCAAAAGCTTGTTCGGATTCGAAAGATGTACACCAGGCTGAAAAACATTGAGAAGTGGAAGAAGGCCAGAGATATGAGAAAAGGCAAGCacagaaattaatggaaaaatgagaaaaagagcCCCAACAATATTACAGTAGTTGAAGATTATAAATTCATGTGTTCtgcaatatattatatatatatatatataattttttaacctGCATATTATCTTACCATTACTATGCAGTCTAATTTTACTTCTCCCTTTCAAAGAAGAGGTCTATAATTCGACCCACtctaaagtgagagatttgtaacaatttataaaattatatggaATAAGGACACCTAATATTATAGtttgaaagataaaaatacatgGATTATTTCTTACAAATGATTTTGTTGTGATTATGGTGAGGGCCAAGGTAGGATATGAGCACTAGATTGAGCCACCTTACTTACTATGAGATGGGTTTAAGTTGTTTTAAATTTCCGTGCTTTATAAGTTTTGGAACTTTTGACGTATTAGTTTAGTtggtttgacaattttttacacgattcttaaatttgatatgaatccaatacaaaattaacgaGTTATGGTGAGGGATTTggcatatttaattaaataggttagattacgattaatttatataattttatatctatgtTCTAATATGATCCGAACTTGACacgaaaacataaattaaaattaccACCCGTTGCCACCCTTACAATTAGGTACCTAACATTCGTGGGTGGaactaaaacttttagtttggagggacaaatttaaaagaaaaaaaaaaaaaaaaattattggagaggtagatttaaaattttaaaggtctATTTCTTTTTGGGACCACCTTATATACCAAAACTTATGGCGTGAGTCCCCCCCCCAAGCTATAGGGTGGTTCCGCCCCGCTAACATTAGTATTAGAACAGGCATCACAATCTACATCATGAGTTTGCGACACAAAGAAAGTAGCCTATATACTGAGAAATGttaaacatttcaaatttttgttccaaaagttTGTTCACAAATGATGTGTTACAATCCCATGAGTTTGTGACatatttcccaaaataataaatctcatgagatgatgatacatcatttgagaacaaacttttgaaaaaaaaatttaagatgtgTGACGCTTCTCCTATATACTAGATTATAACATCTTAGTATATATGAgcataaaataaagtaattgaATATTAACGTGTTGGATGTCAGATTCAAAAGAATGGTAAATCTAAAAATCTGAAAGGTTAAAGATTTAATTAAATCAGTATCCAACCCTTGTAAGACTTTTCGATCGCCCTAAACATGATTTTTGTTCATCCAAGAGAGTAGGATTGCACATAGTTTTGAGATTCATCgccatatatattattaagcCCAGTGTCTAATACGTATAGCTTGAACAGccagaagaaataaataagCCAACGGCAGTGATTTTATTAAGGAACTGGGAGGCCTTCGTACGTACTAAGAAGCTTGTAACCTACATGTATGGGGGGGACCATTACTACTAGTGTTCATTACACCAGCTAATTTCTGAGAAGAAGCCCTTGCAAGTGTCAAAGATTTAAATGACCATTCCATCTTTAATGGTTGCATTCTTCAGTATGACAGTGATCCCTGACCTAGTGAAGAACCCTTCCTCTGGCCTTTCCCCTTCTTGAATGTCCTAAgaagtcccaaaaaaaaaaaaatccttcagTGGTGTGTCATCAAATGACCAGTTAAACACCATTCTCCAATAATTTGGATAGCTTGGAGTTTTAAGAGCAATCTAGAACTTGAAGAGCACAGAAAGCTATACTTACATCACCATTGGCAATGACCACATTTCTTCCTATCTTGGCATTCTTATCAATGATGCAATTCCTTCAAGAAAGTTGACATTGGAGATATCAATCAGCATGAGTTTTAGGATAACCAAAATTAGTCATTTCTCAGGCTTTTCCCGAGAGAGAGCAATTAAATCTCACCTGATTTTGGTATTTTGTCCAACACCAATAGGAACCTTTCCCTCTGCTAGCAGGGATGCAATTTCAGATTCTGTTTGGTAGTAGTCAGCACCCATCATCATAGTATCCTGGAAAGCAAATTCCATAACCAGATATAATCAGTATTTAACTCTGAAAATGAAGAAAGCAAAAACTTATTCACCGATATTGAAGCAAATCTGGAGAATTCATAAAACTCGACCAGTGGAACGGGTAACTACTAGTTCTCTCTCAAAGCTTGAGGTCTCTGTCGCAATTAAGGGGTGTTCAAGTGAGCTTGTTTTGCATAACTTTTTGGATggtgctttttattttttgtttgaaaaaccgtttgagttgtttgttaatgtttttttttttgggtggaaagCAAAAACTttgaggaaaaatatttttaagcaGTCTAACAAATATGTTAGCTCACCTTAAGTTCTACACCACACTCTAAACGTGAGCGGACACCCACTATAGAGTGTTCAACACTACAGTCCCGCAAGAAGCAGCCATGAGAAACAATTGCATCCAAAATCTGCAAGAACCAGTTGAGCAATGAGACACAAGAAGTAGAACCAATCTCACACTGATAGAAAACTTATGACCATACCCTGCATTTTTCAACTTTAGTAGGCGGCAAGAATCTCGGTGATGTGTAGAAAGGTGTCTTTGGATCATTGAAGTCAAACTTCGGAGGCTGCAAGAAAGGAACCGTATGATCAGTTTAGAGAGTCATTTTTTCTCATTGGcaaggaagaaagaaacaatttcTGACTGAAGTTTAATATGGATAGTTTTCTCATTTTCTAATGATGTTTTTCCCCTACTCatatttcttcttaaaattttaatgaatCATCACCAAAGTTCTTGACCACCATTATAGCACCTCTGGCTGTAGTTTTTACAGGATACTCTCCAGATTGCTCAAAGTTGCCAGACGGTAATTATTTACGATATCAGTTGCTTCAGGGTGGTTATGAACACTAGTCAATTAATAGATGTTACCTGTTCTGTCAGGGCCAAGTTGGAATCAAAAAAGGACTTTATAGTTCCAATGTCCTCCCAGTAATCGTTGAATAAGTATGCCTGACAACAAAAATGCACTAAGAAACTCAGGAATTCAACTACCATACAAAAGTCTTGCTTACATGATTCATAAAACTTAGCATAGAAGactcaaaacaataataaaaaaaagaaatacagaaGTTCATATAGGTAGTTCTATCTTACTTGGACATTGTGCTCCCTCACAGCGGAAGGAATAATTTCAGAACCGAAGTCATTGCATGAAGGGTAGCTCCATCTCAATAGCTTTAGTAGGACATCAGTTCTAAATACATAAACACCCATTGATGCAATGTAAGGATTTTTCCTAGCATCTTGCTCAGAAAGCCCTAGAACAGTGGTGTCAACTTGCTGCAGTGCATATGTGAGAGACAATAACCAACATCAGAGAGAAGCTGTGGTGTATCAGCCGGAACAACAATTGGCATAAATACAGTTCGATAAACTGATTCCAAGGAAAGAAACGATGTAGAAAGAAAACTGAAATAAGGTCAAACAACAAAATGAGGTAAATTTGCCAACCATTGCTTTCAGGTCAGGGCCCTTTGGTTTCTCGGAGAACTGAATAATACGTCCTGTGTTGTCAATTTTCATCAATCCATAATCTGAAGCACGGCTGCAGTACAATACATATATTAAAGGATGCATATCAAGAAACCAGGAATTGAATTATTAAGATCTTCCGGCCaatgtatataaatatacaCACACATGCATAAGCATACTTATAGTAGTTCTGCATGACTTATAtgccattttcttcttttaggcTGGGATCCATATCACGCTCAGAGAATTACATATTGAAAATTACAAGACCATTAGCTGTTTTTATTCTTGTAAATCTATCATTGGCTTAAGAAATAATGTCCTGTGTATGTGTAGCTGAAATTGTGACAGATGGTACACCAGACATACCTCTCATCCATGGGCACGCACGAAACTGTAATATCGGCATTTGTGTCAATATGCTTCTGCAAAAACATTTACATCAATAAGCAGGATTTTCCAAAAATGTAATCCAGTACTAGATGATACATTCCACAAGAAAGTAGTTTTTACCTGCACAAAATCCATATAGTCCATTCTGTAGAGATGATCACCTGACAGTATCAATATATGCTCAATACTCTTGTTCTTGGCATCCTGCATGAATCAAACAAAAgctcataatattaattataaggTTATAAGATTCAGCATAAATGCAAAATCACAATCACCCACCTCAAAGACCCATATAAACTGCCTCACGGCATCTGCTGTTCCCTGGAACCATTTCTTCCCTGCTTCGCCCGGTGTTTGGGTGGCAGCTAAAACCTGTTTGCCATTCTATTAGCCTTAATTCATCAAGAAACTTCAAGAGAATTATTATAgttcataaatttcccaagaacaTGAAAGCTCTGAAGGTCTCTATTTGCCTTTATCAGCTTACCTCCACAAACCCATCTCCAAAATTAACACCATTCCCAAGATTATATGTGCGAGCAAGGTGACGGTTGAGGGAAAATGAGTTAAACTGCGTCAATATGAATATCTTCTTTATACCACTGTTGATGCAATTACTCATTGGGATATCGATCAGCCTGTAACACCCTCCAATTGGAACCTGCAGATCATACCAACTTATCATAAATTTCAATCAACTTCAAAACCAGCACTCAGAAACCAAATTATTAGCTCATATGCCTAGCATTGGTGCCTCTTTCATTCTGCTCTTTATTACCAAAACCGCATAATCTATTCATAGCAACATAATTTCCAATGCAAATTGGTAACTTTAAGATCAAAAAGCTCAAAGCGCCTAGAAGTGAATCAGTGATAGCATACCGCAGGCTTCGCTCTTCTGCTGGTAAGAGGAAATAAGCGAGTTCCAGCACCTCCACCCAATATGATGGAGGCTACATTTTTGGGGTCTGCTTTTGGAGTCTCAAAAACCGGTGCCTGAAATGTCTGAGATCATATTTTAAACACAAACAGTTAGAGAGCCTATAACAACATCCCATTGCTCAAAATCTGATTTGAGTAAAATTACATTGAATTCACTTACCATAGCCTCTTTGTTGATATCTGTGAGCACAGAGTAGGCAACACCAGGCTTAAACTTCGTAACCCGGCTGCTTTCACTCTTCGAATGCTTCGAGAATTGGGTACTCAAATCCCTGCTCTTTAGGcatcccctcaaactttcaccCCAAAACCCCCCACCCATATTCCTAACTCCTCCTCTGCCAAGTTTGAACGGATGAGCATTGCCCTTCAGGGTAGCACAGCAAGAATCCATGATCCCACCAAGAAATCGAACTAAAAGACTGACTTTTTTTCAGAGATTTTTATTCAGGACAACTgcctagaaaagaaaaaaagaggaatgaGGAAATGATTTATGTGCCAAAGGCGGCACTATACTGTATAAGGGAAAAAGCAAGGCCACTTTCAGAAAGTAACAAATTCTATCAGCAATGTTCGGATCACAAAAAGTCGGAAACACGAAGAATCAGAAGCACCCAGAAGCCAAAAGGATCGGAACTTTGAGATAGACCTGGTCTAAGCCTAAGGTCGCTCGGATCACAAAAATGGGCTAGCGAGAAAATGTGATCAGAGAGTGTTGCTTGAGTGActgacgacgacgacgacgatgaAGGCAGTGAGATCAGCTTTATTGGCTTTGTGAGAAGTCACGAGAAAACCCCGTAAACTATCCCcgattttactatttcattcCGCGGTCTGTGTggctctcactctctctctctctgacacGCTGATTCCACAGACTACGGTTGCTCTGGACTTCTGTGGCATCTGATAGAGAGTCATTACAAAAGCGAAACTCCTttctattatttgttattatataaaaaataataataataataataatactcaTGTTATTTTCACCGCTTTCTGACTTCATGGGAAATCATGTGCTTATGCATGTATTTACTTCCGCAAAAGCTGTTAATTAAGAGgttaatttaacaaaaactGGTTGAGTTACAgctttttgttataatttgaaTGCCAAAGTTCATGattgataaataaatatttcactTAATCACTTGATTAATTATGAAATGGCGTTAAAGTTAAATCAATTTCAGCTGCGCTCTCTTTGTATTATATAaagttgttttatgtttttcctttgAAAAGATCAACACGGAGATTAGTGGTTACCAGCTCTCTCACTTCAAGTAAACGCATTTCTCAGGCGAATTTCTGGCCACGTGCAATATGAAACGAGATTTGGTTTAGAAAATCGAGCTTCCACCGCTTAATCAATGGCTGGAATTCCCAAGGGTATCCGGAATTAATGCTTCAAAAGTTCGGTTAAGGATATCCTCTTTCTAGGCTTTGCATTTTAAGCGAGTCGGTGGGGGACGgttgtaattttttaatctaattagGCTTAAATCATGACGAATGCCCTCAAAGAGTTCAATATGTGCAAGTAATTAATGGCTATAATAATTTTTAACCacgtcaaaatatatatatatatatacccccaaatgacaaatatatattttttttaaggtaaaaacaatttttttatgattaaatttttatttatttttgctaatgGGCCCctacccattaatttttttcagcCATGGCCCCTGCCCATTCTCAAGgctggttatatatatatatatattaaaaaatatgatatcATGTATagagttaaatataataaaacaaaatttagattATAAAATTAACCATGGTCGCAGGTATTAAACTTCAAATATTAGCAAGAAGTTCTAAAgtaatatattatgatattaagTGGATCTAACACATAATCAGTTTATGTGTCATCCGTACGAATCTAAGTGTTTGTAAATGTTTAAAGTTTATTGGATGTATCGAATAcgttaataaaattataaga encodes the following:
- the LOC132189131 gene encoding mannan endo-1,4-beta-mannosidase 7-like yields the protein MMKQYLGIALFVLILIKNHGNFLHVEADDGFVKTRGVHLILNGSPLYANGFNAYWLMYIASDTSQRDKITSAFEEATKRGLTIGRTWAFSDGGYRPLQSSPGSYNEQTFQGLDFAISEAGKHGIKLILSLVNNYEGYGGKKQYVEWARNQGQSLSSEDDFFTNSLVKGFYKNHIKTVLTRRNSLTGITYKDDPTIMAWELMNEPRCNADTSGKTLQDWITEMASYVKSIDKNHLLEVGLEGFYGESKKSSNPNGYLLGSDFITNNQIPGIDFATVHSYPDQWISGSTEETQLSFLNSWVKDHIEDAQNVLRMPVMFAEFGKSTKTSGVDERDRLYNIVYSKIYSSASGGGAAVGGLFWQLLAEGMDNFRDGYEVILGEDSSTASLIAQESQKLVRIRKMYTRLKNIEKWKKARDMRKGKHRN
- the LOC132189130 gene encoding glucose-1-phosphate adenylyltransferase large subunit 1-like; the encoded protein is MDSCCATLKGNAHPFKLGRGGVRNMGGGFWGESLRGCLKSRDLSTQFSKHSKSESSRVTKFKPGVAYSVLTDINKEAMTFQAPVFETPKADPKNVASIILGGGAGTRLFPLTSRRAKPAVPIGGCYRLIDIPMSNCINSGIKKIFILTQFNSFSLNRHLARTYNLGNGVNFGDGFVEVLAATQTPGEAGKKWFQGTADAVRQFIWVFEDAKNKSIEHILILSGDHLYRMDYMDFVQKHIDTNADITVSCVPMDESRASDYGLMKIDNTGRIIQFSEKPKGPDLKAMQVDTTVLGLSEQDARKNPYIASMGVYVFRTDVLLKLLRWSYPSCNDFGSEIIPSAVREHNVQAYLFNDYWEDIGTIKSFFDSNLALTEQPPKFDFNDPKTPFYTSPRFLPPTKVEKCRILDAIVSHGCFLRDCSVEHSIVGVRSRLECGVELKDTMMMGADYYQTESEIASLLAEGKVPIGVGQNTKIRNCIIDKNAKIGRNVVIANGDDIQEGERPEEGFFTRSGITVILKNATIKDGMVI